A window of the Sabethes cyaneus chromosome 1, idSabCyanKW18_F2, whole genome shotgun sequence genome harbors these coding sequences:
- the LOC128732623 gene encoding retinol dehydrogenase 13: MDDIKAALADADPFSSWWPFVISGIVFVIATVRMYMGGQICPNSNSIREQVVVVTGASGGIGKALCQELVRRSAHVIMACRCLEKGDRARQSIIREIPGASLELLPLDLRSFDCVQRFVRELQARHTHVDVLINNAGIIFHPEERTTDGFETHLQCNYLGPFLLTQLLLPMLEKAPQGRIINVSAHGYTAGKMNSDDPLNVGSWAPAFHARDAFSHSKLAVVMATRVLDRKLKADKSKVTVNVCSPGLVRGTEHLRYSPIMKALFAKILTYPWMWLFLKNPNQGAQTMLRLATDPALSETSGVFFNDCEQTDICELAKDELLAEKLYKETVKALKL, from the exons AATGTATATGGGAGGACAAATATGCCCGAACTCAAATTCCATTCGAGAGCAGGTGGTTGTTGTGACAGGGGCCAGTGGTGGAATTGGCAAAGCATTATGCCAGGAGCTGGTACGACGCTCGGCTCACGTCATAATGGCTTGTCGCTGCCTGGAAAAAGGCGACCGCGCTCGGCAATCAATCATCCGTGAAATTCCCGGAGCCTCACTGGAGCTGCTGCCACTTGACTTACGTTCCTTCGATTGCGTCCAACGGTTTGTACGAGAGCTTCAAGCACGGCACACACATGTTGACGTGCTGATCAACAACGCCGGTATCATATTTCATCCCGAAGAACGGACCACAGACGGTTTCGAGACGCATCTGCAGTGTAACTATCTGG GTCCGTTTCTACTAACACAGCTGCTCCTGCCAATGCTCGAAAAGGCCCCACAAGGTCGGATAATTAATGTCTCTGCACACGGGTACACGGcaggcaaaatgaacagtgacGACCCGCTCAACGTCGGAAGCTGGGCACCCGCGTTTCACGCGAGGGATGCTTTCTCCCACTCCAAGCTCGCTGTGGTGATGGCTACACGGGTACTGGACAGGAAGCTGAAGGCTG ATAAATCTAAAGTAACGGTGAACGTATGCAGTCCCGGGTTGGTTCGTGGAACTGAACATCTTCGATACTCACCAATTATGAAAGCACTGTTTGCGAAGATACTGACCTATCCATGGATGTGGCTCTTTCTTAAAAACCCCAACCAGGGGGCGCAAACAATGCTCCGCCTGGCGACTGATCCTGCGTTGAGTGAGACTTCCGGAGTATTTTTCAA TGACTGTGAACAAACGGATATCTGCGAACTGGCTAAGGACGAATTGTTAGCGGAGAAGCTGTACAAAGAAACCGTAAAAGCCCTGAAGTTGTAG